A window from Desulfotignum phosphitoxidans DSM 13687 encodes these proteins:
- a CDS encoding metal ABC transporter ATP-binding protein codes for METDIRLKNVSFAYKKQPILENISLIIPRKEFACIVGPNGGGKTTLLKLILGLIKPDTGQIQVLGMSPEKARNRMGYMPQYAYLDMNFPATVLDVVLMGCLKNNIFWFSAKDRSRAMDAIDTVGMTSFAQTGFNALSGGQKQRVLIARALCSRPDILLLDEPTANVDHETEENLFSILKALNQNMTILVVSHDLGFVSKYVKTVICVNRRLVIHPTTDVDGTMIKDIYYGDLKMVRHDHRCSEEGHCHD; via the coding sequence ATGGAAACTGACATCCGTCTGAAAAATGTCTCATTTGCCTATAAAAAACAACCGATTCTTGAAAACATATCCCTTATTATTCCCCGAAAAGAATTTGCCTGTATCGTGGGGCCCAACGGGGGCGGAAAAACCACGTTGCTTAAACTGATTTTAGGGCTCATAAAACCGGATACCGGACAGATTCAGGTGCTGGGGATGAGCCCGGAAAAAGCCCGGAACCGTATGGGATATATGCCCCAGTATGCCTATCTGGACATGAATTTTCCCGCCACCGTCCTGGATGTGGTTCTGATGGGGTGCCTGAAAAACAATATTTTCTGGTTTTCCGCCAAAGACCGGTCCCGGGCCATGGATGCCATCGATACGGTGGGCATGACCTCTTTTGCGCAGACGGGTTTCAATGCCTTGTCCGGGGGGCAGAAACAGCGGGTTCTCATCGCCAGGGCATTGTGCAGCCGGCCGGACATCCTGCTGCTCGATGAACCCACGGCCAACGTGGACCATGAAACCGAGGAAAATCTGTTTTCCATTCTCAAAGCTTTGAACCAGAACATGACCATTCTGGTGGTTTCCCATGATTTGGGTTTTGTGTCCAAATACGTTAAAACCGTGATCTGTGTGAACCGCCGCCTGGTCATTCACCCCACAACAGATGTGGACGGCACCATGATCAAGGATATCTATTACGGGGATCTGAAAATGGTCCGCCATGATCACCGGTGCAGCGAAGAAGGCCATTGCCATGATTGA
- a CDS encoding metal ABC transporter permease, producing MIEFFQAVMDPDNQFLAYALMMGGLASIAFGIIGTFVTIKRISYLAGAISHSVFGGIGLALYLQIGLGITWFDPILGAVLAAVASALVVGLVSIHAKEREDTIIGALWAVGMACGILFIDRTPGYFSLSSYLFGDILLISQKDLWFVIGLDLVIVGVVVIFFNQFFGVCFDTEFTLLRGINTTFFYLFLLVLTALTVVLLVRIVGIVLVIALLTIPPAIAGFYARRLWQMMLYSVLLCAVFTWTGLGISYSLSLSSGPTIIVLSGIVYLVLLALNKLVFK from the coding sequence ATGATTGAATTTTTTCAGGCCGTCATGGACCCGGACAATCAGTTTCTGGCGTATGCGCTGATGATGGGGGGGCTGGCTTCCATTGCCTTTGGCATCATCGGCACGTTTGTCACCATCAAGCGCATCAGTTACCTGGCCGGGGCCATTTCCCATTCCGTGTTCGGCGGCATCGGTCTGGCCCTGTATCTTCAGATCGGGCTGGGGATCACATGGTTCGATCCCATCCTCGGGGCTGTGCTGGCAGCCGTGGCTTCTGCGCTGGTGGTGGGACTGGTGAGCATTCATGCCAAAGAAAGAGAAGATACCATTATCGGGGCTCTCTGGGCTGTGGGCATGGCCTGCGGTATTTTGTTCATCGACCGGACTCCCGGGTATTTCAGCCTCAGTTCCTATTTATTCGGGGATATCCTGCTCATCTCACAAAAAGACCTGTGGTTTGTGATCGGCCTGGATCTGGTGATCGTGGGGGTGGTGGTGATTTTTTTCAATCAGTTTTTCGGGGTGTGTTTCGATACCGAGTTTACCCTGCTGCGGGGGATCAACACCACGTTTTTCTATCTGTTTCTTCTGGTACTCACCGCTTTGACCGTTGTCTTGCTGGTGCGGATCGTGGGCATTGTTCTGGTGATCGCTTTGTTGACCATTCCTCCTGCCATTGCGGGATTTTATGCCCGAAGGCTGTGGCAGATGATGCTGTACTCCGTGCTGCTGTGTGCCGTTTTCACCTGGACGGGCTTAGGCATCAGCTACAGCCTGAGTCTGTCGTCAGGCCCGACCATTATCGTGTTGAGCGGGATTGTCTATCTGGTGCTGCTGGCATTGAACAAACTGGTGTTTAAATGA
- a CDS encoding radical SAM protein: protein MYHHLFGPVPSRRLGISLGVDLVPRKVCSLDCVYCEVGRTNRLTLDRREYVRLDRVKQELTHYFSHNPDPDYITFSGSGEPTLNTCIKEVLTFIKQKRPKIPVAVLTNGTLLHDPQVREALMAADVVLPSLDAATEPVFKKINRPHGDLTLDAHLAGLMTFRKMFKGRFRLEVFILPGYNDHEDELKALKKVIHELHPECIQLNTLDRPGTVTDLKGASFEELQRIAQYLDPGATEIIAAAPKRKQVAAYRQDMEAAIMETIARRPCTLDDLSTILGLHVSEINKYLDVMTAENKIISVHQNRGVFYQIRE from the coding sequence ATGTATCATCATCTGTTCGGACCGGTTCCTTCAAGGCGGCTGGGTATTTCTTTAGGCGTCGACCTGGTGCCCCGGAAAGTCTGCTCACTGGACTGTGTGTACTGTGAAGTGGGCCGCACCAATCGCCTGACTCTGGATCGCAGGGAATACGTCCGTTTAGACCGCGTCAAACAAGAGCTTACCCATTATTTTTCCCATAACCCGGACCCGGATTACATCACGTTTTCCGGTTCCGGTGAACCAACGTTGAACACCTGCATCAAAGAGGTGCTCACATTTATCAAGCAAAAACGGCCCAAGATACCGGTTGCCGTGCTGACCAACGGCACGCTGCTGCACGATCCACAAGTCAGAGAGGCGCTGATGGCGGCCGATGTGGTGCTTCCCTCCCTGGACGCGGCAACGGAACCGGTTTTCAAAAAAATCAACCGCCCCCATGGGGATCTGACCCTGGATGCCCATCTGGCCGGATTGATGACATTCAGAAAAATGTTCAAAGGCCGGTTTCGTCTGGAAGTGTTTATTCTGCCGGGATACAATGACCACGAAGATGAATTGAAAGCCCTGAAAAAAGTCATTCATGAACTCCATCCTGAATGCATCCAGCTCAACACCCTGGATCGTCCGGGCACGGTGACAGACCTGAAAGGGGCGTCTTTTGAAGAATTACAGCGTATTGCCCAATACCTGGATCCCGGGGCCACGGAAATCATTGCTGCGGCCCCGAAGCGCAAACAGGTGGCAGCCTATCGGCAGGACATGGAAGCCGCCATCATGGAAACCATTGCCCGCCGGCCCTGCACCCTGGATGATTTGTCCACCATCCTGGGCCTGCACGTGAGCGAAATCAACAAATACCTGGATGTGATGACCGCTGAAAATAAAATTATTTCCGTGCATCAGAACCGAGGTGTTTTTTACCAGATCCGTGAATAA
- a CDS encoding cobyrinate a,c-diamide synthase produces MKGIVIAATGSGAGKTTLTLAILAWLRANGLKAAPFKVGPDFIDPGHHARIAGRTSYNLDSWMLSKTYNRGLFHARSRGADLAVVEGVMGLFDGYDAITETGSTAQMAKWLGLPVLLVVSAKGKARSAAAVVKGFETFDPELTLAGVVFTFTGSDRHYAYLKEAVAQSCTTPCLGHLPQNEALIMPERHLGLTTADEHIISSTTIDTLVAMVDQHMHMPRLIRDLPELPDPGKSRDYDTPWQTKPKSADNQNTGTPFFCDPPRIAVPRDKAFCFYYPDNLAMLEHAGACLVYFSLLADDHLPEDIDGIYLGGGYPELFADTLSGKTHLQSEIKSCSRNRMPIYAECGGFMFLCQKLTLADSVHPKIMAGCFDLEICMSETLQSLGYREVTLTKNSVIGAKGVQLRGHEFHYSSIKTDNDVCDHVFEVTTRAGQDVQVAGYQKDLTLGSYLHVHFGSNPEVPRCFVAHCADFRHRRLKNIETTSVPII; encoded by the coding sequence TTGAAAGGGATTGTCATTGCAGCCACGGGCAGTGGTGCCGGAAAAACCACACTGACCCTGGCCATTCTGGCCTGGCTGCGTGCCAACGGGTTGAAGGCGGCCCCGTTCAAAGTGGGGCCGGATTTCATCGATCCGGGCCACCATGCCCGTATTGCCGGCCGGACCAGTTATAATCTGGATTCCTGGATGCTGTCAAAAACTTACAACCGCGGGCTGTTTCATGCCCGGTCCAGGGGGGCGGATCTGGCAGTGGTAGAGGGGGTCATGGGCCTGTTTGACGGGTATGATGCCATAACGGAAACCGGGTCCACGGCCCAGATGGCCAAATGGCTGGGCCTGCCCGTGCTGCTGGTGGTGTCTGCCAAAGGCAAGGCCAGAAGCGCGGCCGCCGTGGTCAAGGGATTTGAAACCTTTGATCCTGAATTGACCCTGGCCGGGGTGGTGTTCACATTTACCGGCAGCGACCGGCATTATGCGTATCTCAAAGAAGCCGTGGCACAGAGCTGCACCACGCCCTGTCTGGGGCACCTGCCCCAAAACGAGGCGCTGATCATGCCGGAACGCCACCTGGGCCTGACCACGGCAGATGAACATATCATTTCAAGCACCACGATCGATACTCTGGTTGCCATGGTGGATCAGCATATGCACATGCCCCGGCTGATCCGGGATCTGCCGGAACTGCCGGACCCCGGCAAATCCCGGGATTATGACACCCCATGGCAGACAAAACCAAAAAGTGCAGACAATCAAAATACAGGAACGCCCTTTTTTTGCGATCCGCCCCGGATTGCCGTGCCCAGGGACAAGGCGTTCTGCTTTTATTATCCGGACAATCTGGCCATGCTGGAACATGCCGGGGCCTGCCTGGTTTATTTTTCCTTGCTGGCAGATGATCATCTGCCTGAAGACATCGATGGGATCTACCTGGGAGGTGGATATCCCGAGCTGTTTGCAGACACATTGTCGGGCAAAACCCATCTGCAGTCTGAAATCAAATCCTGCAGCCGAAACCGCATGCCCATTTATGCCGAATGCGGCGGGTTCATGTTTCTGTGCCAAAAACTGACCCTTGCCGATTCTGTTCACCCGAAAATCATGGCAGGATGTTTTGATTTGGAAATCTGTATGTCTGAGACGCTTCAATCTCTGGGTTACCGGGAAGTGACCCTGACAAAAAATTCAGTGATCGGTGCAAAAGGCGTGCAACTCCGGGGCCATGAATTCCATTATTCGTCCATTAAGACCGACAACGACGTTTGTGACCATGTGTTTGAAGTCACGACCCGGGCCGGCCAGGATGTGCAGGTGGCCGGATATCAGAAAGATTTGACCCTGGGATCATATCTGCATGTGCATTTCGGTTCCAACCCGGAAGTGCCCCGCTGTTTTGTGGCTCATTGCGCGGATTTCAGGCACCGGCGCCTAAAAAATATAGAGACAACCTCTGTCCCCATCATTTAA
- a CDS encoding M15 family metallopeptidase, which translates to MLKRILILWLALVIPAAADPIPDEFVEIREIIPDAVMDIRYVTEHNFLGTPVDGYHAAKCYLTEEAAAALAGVQADLNPFGFSIKIYDCYRPQRAVDHFVRWAKEVEDTATRTEFYPTLDKRNLFRDGYVAEKSSHSRGSTVDLTIVPVPVPDQPEFILGQTGQKECYLPADQRFADNSIDMGTGFDCFHKRSHPENPNLDPSQRINRLLLKTLMEKHGFQYYDKEWWHFTLKNEPFPDTYFDFVVK; encoded by the coding sequence ATGTTAAAACGCATATTGATCCTCTGGCTGGCCCTGGTCATCCCGGCTGCCGCAGACCCGATCCCTGACGAATTTGTGGAGATCCGGGAAATCATCCCGGACGCGGTCATGGACATCCGGTATGTCACCGAACATAATTTTCTGGGCACCCCCGTGGATGGGTATCATGCAGCCAAATGTTATCTCACCGAAGAAGCGGCCGCTGCCCTGGCCGGGGTTCAGGCGGATCTCAATCCCTTTGGTTTCAGCATCAAGATTTATGACTGCTACCGGCCCCAGCGGGCCGTGGATCATTTTGTCCGGTGGGCCAAAGAGGTAGAAGACACCGCCACCCGGACCGAGTTTTACCCCACACTGGACAAACGCAACCTGTTCAGGGACGGATATGTGGCTGAAAAATCCAGCCATTCCAGGGGCAGTACCGTTGATTTGACTATTGTGCCGGTGCCGGTGCCGGATCAGCCGGAATTTATTTTAGGTCAGACCGGACAAAAGGAATGCTATCTGCCGGCAGACCAGCGGTTTGCCGACAACAGCATCGATATGGGCACCGGGTTTGACTGTTTTCATAAACGATCCCATCCGGAAAACCCGAACCTGGATCCGTCCCAGCGGATCAACCGGCTGCTGCTCAAAACGCTCATGGAAAAGCACGGTTTTCAATACTATGACAAGGAATGGTGGCATTTTACGTTGAAAAATGAACCGTTTCCAGACACCTATTTTGATTTTGTGGTAAAATAA
- a CDS encoding cupin domain-containing protein, with protein sequence MTRVFKKRLTPYPCFCLIFLCGLVLCLSSPVFAKNPQIAVKELAATQKSWDGALLQAYPDGQPEVRILSITVPAGEKLAIHQHPVINAGVLLSGHLKVHTTDGKTLDLNAGEAIVEVVNTWHWGESIGPDPAHIIVFYAGQADTPVTVTQTP encoded by the coding sequence ATGACGCGGGTCTTTAAAAAACGATTGACACCTTATCCCTGTTTCTGCCTGATCTTTTTATGCGGGCTTGTCCTGTGCCTGAGTTCTCCCGTATTTGCCAAGAACCCGCAGATTGCGGTCAAGGAACTGGCTGCCACCCAGAAGAGCTGGGATGGCGCTTTACTGCAGGCCTATCCGGACGGTCAACCGGAAGTCCGCATTTTGAGCATCACCGTGCCGGCAGGAGAGAAGCTGGCGATTCACCAGCATCCGGTGATCAACGCCGGGGTGCTTTTGTCCGGCCATTTAAAGGTACACACCACGGACGGAAAAACACTGGATCTGAACGCAGGTGAGGCCATTGTGGAAGTGGTCAACACCTGGCACTGGGGAGAAAGCATCGGCCCTGATCCGGCCCATATCATCGTGTTTTACGCCGGTCAGGCAGACACGCCGGTCACAGTGACACAAACCCCGTAA